One Pseudomonas sp. FP1742 genomic window carries:
- a CDS encoding (2Fe-2S)-binding protein: MALLKRLAEGDRPALDFTLDGVPASGLLGDTLLTAVLTCSEHLRGSDFSAEPRAGFCLMGACQDCWVRLGDGRRVRACSTQLEAGQQVSREPGRLA, translated from the coding sequence ATGGCGCTGCTGAAACGACTGGCCGAAGGCGACCGCCCGGCCCTGGACTTTACCCTCGACGGCGTGCCTGCCAGTGGCTTGCTCGGCGACACCTTGCTGACCGCCGTGCTGACCTGCAGCGAACACCTGCGCGGCAGCGACTTCAGCGCCGAACCCCGCGCCGGTTTTTGCCTGATGGGCGCCTGCCAGGACTGCTGGGTCCGCCTGGGCGATGGCCGCCGGGTGCGGGCCTGCTCGACGCAGCTTGAAGCCGGCCAGCAGGTCAGCCGCGAACCGGGGCGCTTGGCATGA
- a CDS encoding NAD(P)/FAD-dependent oxidoreductase, with product MKSVVIIGAGPAGIRAAQTLVAHGVRPVLLDEAARGGGQIYRRQPANFKRSPVKLYGFEAPKANALHQTIDELREQLDYRPDTLVWNAEANALDTLHEGRAIRVAFSRVIVATGATDRILPVPGWTLPGVYSLGAAQIALKFQGCAIGERVVFAGSGPLLYLVAYQYAKAGANVVAVLDSSPFSAQARALPGLLSQPATLAKGLYYRAWLTAHGVPVHQSASLSHITGQQRVQSLNWRNAKGQHRIDCDAVAFAHGLRSETQLADLLGCEFDWNPLNRAWLPQRDSAGRSSVAEVYLAGDGAGIMGADAAEMAGERAALALLEDIGYLIPAQRGTQLEQSLKNIGRFRQGLERAFAFPESWAANAADDLMICRCEEVRAGDIRQVVREGHWEINRVKAHCRVGMGRCQGRMCGAAAAEIIACESQRSVADIGRLRAQAPIKPLPFGLEVEP from the coding sequence ATGAAGTCTGTAGTGATCATCGGCGCCGGCCCCGCCGGGATTCGTGCAGCGCAGACGCTGGTGGCCCATGGCGTGCGCCCGGTTCTGCTGGACGAAGCCGCACGCGGCGGCGGGCAGATTTATCGGCGGCAACCGGCGAACTTCAAGCGCTCGCCCGTCAAGTTGTATGGCTTCGAAGCCCCCAAGGCCAACGCGCTGCATCAAACTATCGACGAACTGCGCGAACAACTCGATTACCGCCCCGACACGCTGGTATGGAACGCCGAGGCCAACGCGCTCGACACCTTGCACGAGGGCCGCGCCATACGCGTGGCGTTCTCCCGGGTGATTGTCGCCACGGGCGCCACCGACCGGATTCTACCGGTGCCGGGCTGGACGTTGCCGGGGGTGTACAGCCTCGGCGCGGCGCAGATCGCCTTGAAGTTTCAGGGCTGTGCCATTGGTGAACGCGTGGTGTTCGCCGGCAGCGGACCGTTGCTGTACCTGGTGGCTTATCAATATGCCAAGGCCGGGGCCAACGTGGTCGCGGTGCTCGACAGTTCGCCGTTCAGCGCTCAGGCTCGTGCCCTGCCCGGCCTGCTGTCGCAACCGGCCACTCTCGCCAAAGGTCTCTATTACCGCGCCTGGCTGACCGCCCACGGCGTCCCGGTGCATCAGAGCGCCAGCCTGTCACACATCACTGGCCAACAGCGTGTGCAATCGCTGAACTGGCGCAACGCAAAAGGCCAACATCGAATCGACTGCGACGCCGTCGCCTTCGCCCATGGTTTGCGCAGCGAAACCCAACTCGCCGACTTGCTGGGCTGCGAGTTCGACTGGAACCCGCTCAACCGCGCCTGGCTGCCACAGCGCGACAGCGCCGGGCGCAGCAGTGTCGCCGAGGTCTACCTGGCCGGTGACGGCGCCGGCATCATGGGCGCCGACGCGGCGGAAATGGCCGGTGAACGGGCAGCCCTGGCGCTGCTCGAAGACATCGGTTACCTGATCCCGGCGCAACGAGGCACTCAACTGGAACAGTCGCTGAAAAATATCGGCAGATTCCGCCAGGGTCTTGAACGTGCCTTTGCCTTCCCCGAAAGCTGGGCCGCCAACGCTGCGGATGACCTGATGATCTGTCGCTGCGAAGAAGTACGCGCCGGCGACATCCGCCAGGTGGTGCGCGAAGGTCACTGGGAGATCAACCGGGTCAAGGCCCATTGCCGGGTCGGCATGGGACGCTGTCAGGGCCGAATGTGCGGGGCCGCCGCCGCGGAAATCATTGCCTGCGAAAGTCAGCGTTCAGTAGCCGACATCGGTCGGTTGCGGGCTCAGGCACCGATCAAACCCTTGCCGTTCGGTCTGGAGGTCGAGCCATGA